The Acidobacteriota bacterium genome has a segment encoding these proteins:
- a CDS encoding NADH-quinone oxidoreductase subunit J codes for MAGTVLFFLFAGFAIACAISMVYHRNPLYSAISLIGVFLALSALYLTLAAPFIAITQILVYAGAIMVLVIFVIMLLNLDEDKPLNRLKYLYAVGGGLGVALLAQTFFIFYAVLKAPKAEVDPNTTVGKTMSIGRAMYTEYLLPVEIVGVMLLMAIIGAVILVRKLEHPHLELVGEDEDEKE; via the coding sequence ATGGCAGGCACTGTCCTTTTCTTTTTGTTTGCGGGATTCGCGATCGCTTGTGCGATCTCAATGGTCTATCACCGCAACCCGCTTTACTCGGCGATCTCGCTGATCGGCGTTTTTCTGGCTCTCTCGGCTCTTTATTTGACGCTGGCGGCGCCGTTCATCGCCATCACGCAGATCCTCGTCTATGCAGGAGCGATCATGGTCCTTGTCATCTTTGTGATCATGCTGCTCAACTTGGATGAGGACAAGCCGCTCAATCGGCTTAAGTATCTTTACGCCGTCGGCGGCGGGCTCGGGGTTGCGTTGCTTGCTCAGACATTCTTTATTTTTTATGCGGTGCTCAAAGCGCCGAAGGCCGAGGTTGACCCGAATACGACGGTTGGCAAAACAATGTCCATTGGCCGGGCGATGTACACAGAATATCTGCTGCCGGTCGAGATCGTCGGCGTAATGCTCCTGATGGCGATCATCGGCGCTGTCATTCTTGTCCGCAAGCTGGAGCACCCGCATCTTGAATTGGTCGGCGAAGACGAGGACGAGAAGGAATAG
- the nuoK gene encoding NADH-quinone oxidoreductase subunit NuoK, producing MQPGLESYLALSGILFTIGAVGVIYKRNAIGMFMCIELMLNAVNLTFVAFSRYYGDVSGQLFVFMVMSVAAAEAAVGLGIIIAFFRNRLSVDVDDASILKF from the coding sequence ATGCAGCCAGGACTGGAAAGCTATTTGGCACTCTCGGGCATCCTCTTCACCATCGGGGCGGTCGGGGTCATCTATAAGCGCAACGCGATCGGTATGTTCATGTGCATCGAGCTGATGCTCAATGCCGTTAACCTGACCTTCGTCGCCTTCTCGCGTTACTACGGAGATGTCTCGGGGCAGTTGTTCGTCTTTATGGTGATGAGCGTCGCCGCGGCAGAAGCTGCCGTCGGCCTCGGCATCATCATCGCGTTTTTCCGCAACCGGCTATCGGTCGATGTGGACGACGCAAGTATTTTGAAGTTTTAG
- a CDS encoding peptidylprolyl isomerase, with the protein MNWRVRQIAVIGCLAFAAASSSALGQTASQCLPPAESAFRSMSRAEMEAVIADVAETNPALIERLRDEPELRKAQVENIRELLAFASAAVKDGLAAESVNCAELANIRDELVAGHFSLGAGEAKTLFRDTVSEEQVAAYWKGSSAQESAERKASFERFIAVKLALLARDSADGEEPSVTQEERKQAEDFFARTKIAVSEFESRKTQVSDRTKGLIEINIKLQQAQFLARRYSETIGSKTSATDDEIAKFIAARPEFDNSAKKAKAEQILVRAKKGEDFAVLANEFSQDPGNRDESGKLAGGLYKGVGRGVFLPAFEQAALSLKPGEIFPTLVETDFGFHVVKLERKDSSADGTFDVRHILIDTTVADPKAPEGRGLPVGEYARQQIETEKERKLLALLIQTHQITVADDFVLPAAAEKPQPRDRN; encoded by the coding sequence ATGAACTGGCGTGTTCGACAAATTGCAGTAATTGGGTGTCTGGCTTTTGCCGCGGCTTCCTCATCGGCGCTTGGACAGACGGCCAGCCAGTGCTTGCCGCCCGCAGAATCGGCATTCAGGTCGATGAGCCGTGCCGAAATGGAGGCCGTGATCGCGGACGTCGCCGAAACAAACCCGGCGTTGATCGAACGGCTACGCGACGAGCCTGAACTGCGAAAAGCCCAGGTCGAGAATATTCGCGAGCTACTCGCGTTTGCGTCTGCGGCGGTAAAGGATGGCCTTGCCGCCGAAAGCGTCAATTGTGCCGAACTCGCAAACATTCGCGATGAGTTGGTCGCCGGCCACTTCTCGCTTGGGGCGGGCGAGGCGAAGACCCTCTTCCGCGACACCGTAAGCGAGGAGCAGGTCGCTGCCTATTGGAAAGGAAGCAGTGCCCAGGAATCGGCCGAACGAAAAGCTAGTTTCGAGCGGTTCATCGCCGTGAAACTTGCTTTGCTCGCCCGCGACTCCGCCGATGGCGAAGAACCGTCAGTCACCCAAGAGGAGCGCAAGCAGGCAGAGGACTTTTTCGCTCGAACAAAGATCGCCGTAAGCGAGTTTGAGTCACGGAAAACTCAGGTCTCGGACCGGACCAAAGGCTTGATCGAGATCAACATCAAGCTTCAACAGGCTCAGTTCCTTGCTCGTCGTTATTCTGAAACGATCGGAAGCAAGACCTCTGCTACCGATGATGAGATTGCCAAGTTCATTGCCGCGCGGCCGGAATTCGACAATTCTGCAAAAAAGGCCAAAGCCGAACAGATCTTGGTGCGTGCAAAAAAGGGCGAGGACTTTGCGGTATTAGCGAATGAATTCTCGCAGGATCCGGGAAACCGCGATGAGAGCGGCAAGTTGGCGGGCGGGCTTTATAAAGGTGTAGGCCGCGGCGTCTTTCTTCCCGCGTTCGAGCAAGCAGCACTTTCGCTCAAACCCGGGGAAATCTTCCCGACGTTGGTCGAGACCGACTTCGGTTTCCATGTGGTCAAACTCGAGCGAAAGGATTCGTCTGCCGATGGAACGTTCGACGTGCGGCATATTCTGATCGATACGACCGTCGCCGACCCGAAGGCCCCCGAAGGACGCGGACTGCCGGTTGGCGAATATGCTCGGCAGCAGATTGAAACTGAGAAAGAGCGAAAGCTTTTGGCCTTGCTTATCCAGACACACCAGATCACGGTGGCCGATGATTTTGTGCTGCCCGCAGCGGCTGAAAAGCCGCAACCGAGAGATCGGAATTAA
- a CDS encoding GNAT family N-acetyltransferase encodes MFFRKAIDGDEQRIEEFATALVEQHVGYDGKRFTNMLVAGKTAAFYRSRFNDPNSCVLVAEVDGEIAGFAYLEFDEYNFEEMLRKGVWLHDIYVDAAFRGRGIAKELLRASAEEAKRFGAEKLLLTVAAANSEAQRIFAKAGFRQTMMEMTLDIPGEM; translated from the coding sequence GTGTTTTTCCGGAAGGCGATCGATGGGGACGAGCAGCGGATAGAAGAGTTCGCTACTGCTCTTGTCGAGCAGCACGTTGGTTACGACGGCAAGCGGTTCACGAATATGCTCGTCGCGGGCAAGACGGCCGCGTTCTACCGAAGCCGTTTCAACGACCCGAACTCGTGTGTGCTGGTCGCCGAGGTTGACGGTGAGATCGCAGGTTTTGCGTACCTCGAGTTTGATGAGTACAACTTCGAGGAAATGCTCCGAAAGGGCGTTTGGCTGCACGACATTTACGTTGACGCCGCCTTTCGCGGACGCGGCATCGCAAAGGAGTTGCTCAGGGCCTCGGCGGAAGAGGCGAAAAGATTTGGAGCCGAAAAGCTGCTTCTGACTGTTGCGGCGGCAAACAGCGAAGCTCAAAGGATTTTTGCGAAAGCTGGATTCCGTCAAACGATGATGGAAATGACACTGGATATACCCGGTGAAATGTAA
- the nuoL gene encoding NADH-quinone oxidoreductase subunit L, with product MIENNLLSIIIFAPLAGALINWLVGGRLKNEMFSGLVACGSIAISTVVAFYLAFFANGGALFIEKPILDHIWTWVNVAGFRADFALGMDPLSGIYACFITFVGLLIHIFATGYMHGDNGFYRFFAYLNLFMFAMLTLVLADNYLLMFVGWEGVGLCSYLLIGYYVKKNEAREAAKKAFVMNRIGDWGVLMGIFLIFTLTGSISFFDKTVDGVEVQSVFTYVLANMQAEPFTWGAIIAGGLTSIGVLLFIGATGKSAQIPLLTWLPDAMAGPTPVSALIHAATMVTAGVYLVVRSNAIYQLSPTAMWIIAVIGAATAIFAATIAIAQNDIKKVLAYSTVSQLGFMFLAAGVGAFVVAIFHVMTHAFFKALLFLGSGSVIHGMHHEQDMRKMGNLRKYMPITFITMVMGWLAIAGIPIWAGFFSKDEILYKTFAADKYFQNGYFPGNEMLWGVAVVTAILTAIYMTRMMVMTFWGEERFHAVLPGEEHHGHDDETHADAHGAENHDAHADDDDEHHALPPDFKPHESPWVMTVPLIILAFLSTVGGLVGIPYAMSSLVGVKDANVFEHTLEPVVAEVQTPAAEKARENAKAHSPEAVSTERWLALLSTVLAVVGIAIGFALFRNNPLRTMPKILEDKWRLDELYNGYIVDPLTRLSTNTLWKGFDLGFIDGIVNGIGSFVSELGGIARNIQGGFVRSYAAFIIGGAVLVLGYFVYYGYKLIG from the coding sequence ATGATCGAGAATAATCTCTTAAGCATAATCATCTTCGCCCCGCTTGCGGGTGCGTTGATCAACTGGCTCGTCGGCGGAAGGCTCAAGAACGAAATGTTCAGCGGCTTGGTCGCCTGCGGCTCTATCGCCATTTCGACCGTCGTCGCGTTCTATCTCGCTTTTTTTGCGAATGGCGGGGCATTGTTCATCGAGAAGCCGATCCTTGACCATATCTGGACTTGGGTAAACGTCGCCGGCTTCCGTGCCGATTTCGCCTTGGGCATGGATCCGCTCTCGGGCATTTATGCCTGCTTCATTACCTTCGTAGGGCTCTTGATCCACATCTTCGCCACCGGCTATATGCACGGCGACAACGGATTCTACCGCTTTTTCGCTTACCTGAACCTTTTCATGTTCGCGATGCTGACGCTTGTGCTTGCAGATAACTATCTGCTGATGTTCGTCGGCTGGGAAGGCGTCGGTCTTTGCTCATATCTGCTCATCGGTTACTACGTTAAAAAGAACGAAGCCCGCGAAGCGGCCAAGAAGGCGTTCGTGATGAACCGCATCGGCGACTGGGGCGTGCTGATGGGCATCTTTCTTATCTTTACGCTTACGGGTTCGATCTCGTTCTTCGATAAGACCGTTGATGGCGTCGAGGTCCAAAGCGTTTTCACCTACGTGCTTGCCAATATGCAGGCTGAGCCCTTCACCTGGGGAGCGATCATCGCCGGCGGGCTGACCTCGATCGGTGTTTTGCTCTTCATCGGTGCCACCGGCAAATCGGCACAGATACCGCTCCTGACCTGGCTTCCGGATGCGATGGCCGGCCCGACGCCCGTCTCGGCCCTCATCCACGCCGCGACGATGGTCACCGCCGGCGTCTATCTCGTCGTCCGCTCGAACGCCATCTATCAGCTTTCGCCGACCGCGATGTGGATCATCGCCGTAATCGGTGCCGCGACCGCTATATTTGCCGCGACCATCGCCATCGCCCAGAACGACATCAAGAAAGTGCTCGCCTATTCGACCGTTTCGCAGCTCGGCTTTATGTTCCTTGCCGCGGGCGTCGGGGCTTTCGTTGTTGCCATTTTCCACGTGATGACCCACGCCTTCTTTAAGGCACTTCTCTTCCTCGGTTCGGGTTCGGTCATCCACGGAATGCACCACGAGCAGGACATGCGCAAGATGGGCAATCTGCGCAAATATATGCCGATCACCTTCATAACGATGGTGATGGGCTGGCTCGCCATCGCCGGCATCCCGATCTGGGCCGGCTTTTTCTCAAAGGACGAGATACTTTACAAGACCTTTGCCGCCGACAAATATTTCCAGAACGGCTACTTCCCCGGCAATGAAATGCTCTGGGGCGTCGCGGTCGTAACTGCCATCCTGACCGCCATCTATATGACGCGGATGATGGTGATGACGTTCTGGGGCGAAGAGCGTTTCCATGCGGTGCTGCCGGGCGAAGAGCATCACGGCCACGACGATGAAACTCACGCGGACGCTCACGGTGCCGAGAATCACGACGCTCATGCCGACGATGACGACGAGCACCACGCACTTCCGCCAGACTTTAAGCCGCACGAATCGCCGTGGGTGATGACCGTTCCGCTGATCATTCTTGCATTTCTCTCGACCGTCGGAGGATTGGTCGGAATACCGTATGCGATGAGCTCGCTTGTCGGCGTTAAGGACGCGAACGTTTTTGAACACACGCTTGAGCCCGTCGTCGCCGAGGTACAAACACCGGCCGCGGAAAAGGCCCGTGAAAATGCCAAGGCACATTCGCCCGAGGCCGTCAGCACAGAGCGTTGGCTCGCTCTGCTCTCGACCGTTCTTGCAGTTGTCGGAATCGCTATCGGCTTTGCCCTCTTCCGCAACAATCCGCTCCGGACGATGCCGAAGATACTCGAGGACAAGTGGCGGCTCGACGAGCTTTACAACGGTTACATTGTTGATCCACTGACGCGGCTCTCGACCAACACTTTGTGGAAAGGCTTTGACCTCGGCTTTATTGACGGCATAGTCAATGGCATCGGCAGCTTCGTCTCCGAGCTCGGCGGCATAGCGCGAAACATACAGGGCGGATTTGTCCGCTCCTATGCGGCGTTCATCATCGGCGGTGCGGTTCTGGTGCTCGGCTATTTCGTTTATTACGGCTATAAGCTGATCGGTTAG
- a CDS encoding NADH-quinone oxidoreductase subunit M: MDFVSENLLTLLILLPVFGAVGLVAHQMFWKQEEHLKWVTLAITVVIFLLSLLLLGEGGTKAGGFSFVKNVPWIEAINTNYHVGIDGLSLWLVILTTFIMPIAILSTWHAVEKRPLAFYAFLLLLQSAMIGVFVSLDLLVFYLFFEASLVPMFFLIGIWGGANRIYAAVKFFIFTAVGSLLMLVAIIALYFMHQQATGVGTFDFVTLLGSIESGTLVLTGSAGLLLFIAFALAFSIKVPLFPFHTWLPDAHTEAPTAGSVILAAVLLKMGTYGLMRFNFPLFPEAARELAPIFIILAIIGIIYGALVAMVQPDVKRLVAYSSVAHMGFVILGMFSFTEWGMQGALYQMLNHGISTGALFLLVGFIYERRHTREISEFGGLANVMPIYATFFVITAMSSIGLPFLNGFVGEFLIMVGMWKSSILAVTATANWNYIATMAAGTGVIFAAVYLLWMIQRVFFGKVTNEKNRILTDLTPREIGIMIPLLFLMVFMGVYPRPFLDRSRDAVVAIQERVVKQAGGTVEVVETFEKE; the protein is encoded by the coding sequence ATGGACTTTGTATCTGAAAATCTTTTGACCCTGCTTATCCTGCTGCCGGTTTTCGGCGCGGTGGGCCTCGTCGCCCATCAGATGTTCTGGAAGCAGGAAGAGCATCTCAAGTGGGTCACACTCGCCATCACAGTGGTGATCTTCCTGCTTTCGCTTCTGCTGCTCGGCGAGGGCGGAACGAAGGCGGGCGGTTTCTCGTTCGTCAAGAATGTCCCGTGGATCGAGGCGATCAATACGAATTACCACGTCGGCATCGATGGGCTGAGCCTCTGGCTGGTCATTCTTACGACGTTCATAATGCCGATCGCTATCCTCTCGACCTGGCACGCCGTCGAGAAGCGGCCGCTGGCGTTTTATGCGTTTCTACTTCTGCTCCAGAGCGCAATGATCGGCGTTTTTGTCTCGCTTGACCTGCTGGTCTTCTATTTGTTCTTTGAGGCCTCGCTGGTCCCGATGTTCTTTCTCATCGGCATCTGGGGCGGAGCGAACCGTATCTACGCCGCGGTCAAGTTCTTTATCTTTACGGCCGTCGGCAGCCTTCTGATGCTCGTCGCGATCATCGCGCTTTACTTCATGCATCAGCAGGCGACCGGTGTCGGGACGTTCGATTTCGTAACGCTTCTCGGATCTATCGAATCCGGAACGCTCGTCCTTACCGGCTCGGCCGGGCTGCTGCTCTTCATCGCGTTCGCCCTTGCGTTCTCGATCAAGGTGCCGCTCTTCCCGTTCCACACATGGCTTCCGGATGCACACACCGAGGCACCGACGGCCGGCTCCGTGATCCTTGCCGCCGTTCTGCTCAAGATGGGAACCTACGGGCTGATGCGGTTCAATTTTCCGCTCTTTCCCGAAGCGGCCCGCGAGCTTGCCCCGATCTTCATCATTCTTGCGATCATCGGCATTATCTACGGTGCCCTCGTCGCGATGGTCCAGCCGGACGTAAAGCGGCTCGTCGCTTATTCATCGGTTGCCCACATGGGCTTTGTCATCCTCGGGATGTTCTCGTTCACCGAATGGGGAATGCAGGGCGCACTTTACCAGATGCTCAACCACGGCATCTCGACCGGTGCACTCTTCCTGCTCGTCGGCTTTATTTACGAACGCCGGCATACCCGCGAGATCAGCGAATTCGGCGGGCTCGCGAACGTGATGCCGATCTACGCGACCTTTTTCGTCATTACGGCGATGTCGTCGATCGGCCTGCCGTTCCTTAATGGTTTCGTCGGTGAGTTCCTGATCATGGTCGGGATGTGGAAGTCGTCGATCCTCGCCGTCACCGCAACCGCCAACTGGAACTACATCGCCACCATGGCAGCCGGAACCGGCGTTATCTTCGCCGCCGTCTATCTGCTCTGGATGATCCAGCGGGTCTTCTTCGGCAAGGTGACCAACGAAAAGAATCGCATTTTGACGGACCTGACTCCGCGTGAGATCGGCATCATGATCCCGCTTCTTTTCCTTATGGTCTTCATGGGTGTTTATCCGCGTCCGTTCCTTGATCGCTCGCGTGACGCGGTCGTCGCCATTCAGGAACGCGTTGTGAAACAGGCCGGCGGAACGGTCGAGGTGGTTGAGACCTTCGAAAAGGAATAG
- a CDS encoding NADH-quinone oxidoreductase subunit N: MQLSDPNVNLLIIMPEIIIALTGVIVMLYDCFFPKNRGITGTMSLLGIAAAAISIALIWPGGSVPDSAWGGMIVHDSLRLSFSVVFLLVAALTILVSSVWIEREDVPGGEYHALLLFATFGMLLMSSGNDLVIIFLGLETLSIATYVMAGLRKSDLKSNESAMKYFILGSLASAFLLYGMALIYGATGTMNITEIAAKVADPNFPALLLVGAAMLIVGFGFKVAAAPFHVWAPDVYEGAPSPVTGFMAAGPKAAAFASFLRIFVIGFPVVGGLEAAGYLNYSWTTALAVMAIATMTVGNVAAIMQNNVKRMLAYSSISHAGYALVGFVGAGVALTQSNRDAAIAAVAFYMLSYAVANIGSFAIITLLGQKNDRRTEFEDFNGIGFKSPVLAFTLSLFMLSLLGLPLTAGFIGKVLVFRPALEANNLLLTIMVVAAVINTAISAYYYLRIIVVMFFKERATDWVEPRIPSALAAAILVTVIGTFYFGIFGNRVIERFSTQPIAEAVSQR, from the coding sequence ATGCAATTGTCTGACCCGAACGTAAATCTTTTGATCATAATGCCGGAGATCATCATCGCCCTGACCGGCGTTATCGTGATGCTCTACGATTGCTTTTTCCCGAAGAACCGCGGGATAACCGGCACGATGTCGCTCCTCGGCATTGCGGCGGCTGCCATCTCAATCGCCCTTATATGGCCCGGCGGCTCGGTGCCGGACTCGGCATGGGGCGGAATGATCGTCCATGACAGCCTTAGGCTGAGTTTCTCGGTCGTATTTTTGCTCGTCGCGGCTCTTACGATCTTGGTCTCGAGCGTCTGGATCGAACGCGAGGATGTGCCCGGCGGCGAGTACCACGCACTGCTGCTCTTCGCGACATTCGGAATGCTCCTTATGTCCTCGGGAAATGACCTGGTCATCATTTTTCTCGGGCTCGAGACGCTTTCCATCGCCACTTACGTAATGGCCGGACTCCGCAAATCCGACCTCAAGTCGAACGAATCAGCGATGAAGTATTTCATCCTCGGCTCGCTCGCCTCGGCGTTTTTGCTTTACGGAATGGCGTTGATCTATGGAGCGACCGGTACGATGAATATCACCGAGATCGCCGCGAAGGTGGCCGACCCGAACTTCCCTGCCCTTCTGCTCGTTGGTGCGGCGATGCTTATTGTCGGCTTCGGTTTCAAGGTCGCGGCCGCTCCATTCCACGTTTGGGCACCGGACGTTTATGAAGGTGCTCCTTCGCCCGTTACCGGCTTTATGGCCGCCGGGCCGAAAGCCGCCGCGTTCGCCTCGTTCCTTCGCATCTTTGTCATCGGCTTCCCGGTGGTCGGCGGGCTTGAGGCAGCGGGCTATCTCAACTATTCCTGGACGACCGCCCTCGCCGTAATGGCGATCGCAACGATGACCGTCGGAAACGTCGCGGCGATAATGCAGAACAACGTCAAGCGTATGCTTGCGTATTCTTCGATCTCGCACGCGGGCTATGCACTCGTCGGATTTGTCGGAGCGGGCGTTGCTCTAACCCAATCGAACCGCGACGCCGCCATCGCTGCCGTGGCGTTCTATATGCTTTCTTACGCTGTGGCGAACATTGGCTCATTTGCCATCATCACCTTGCTGGGACAAAAGAACGACCGCCGAACCGAGTTTGAGGACTTCAACGGCATCGGCTTTAAATCACCCGTGCTCGCCTTTACGCTTTCGCTCTTTATGCTCAGCCTCCTCGGGCTTCCGCTGACCGCGGGCTTTATCGGCAAAGTGCTCGTCTTCCGCCCGGCTCTCGAGGCCAACAACCTGCTGCTGACGATAATGGTCGTCGCCGCCGTTATCAATACAGCGATCTCCGCTTACTATTACCTGCGTATTATCGTCGTGATGTTCTTCAAGGAGCGTGCGACCGATTGGGTCGAGCCGCGAATCCCCTCGGCACTTGCCGCGGCGATCCTGGTTACGGTCATCGGCACATTCTATTTCGGCATATTTGGTAATCGTGTCATCGAGCGTTTCAGCACGCAGCCGATCGCCGAAGCCGTTTCACAAAGGTAA